In one Zalophus californianus isolate mZalCal1 chromosome 10, mZalCal1.pri.v2, whole genome shotgun sequence genomic region, the following are encoded:
- the CD34 gene encoding hematopoietic progenitor cell antigen CD34 isoform X1: MLVGRGARAGRGMPRGWTALCLLSLLPSGFTNTENVTVVTTESTTQAITSTVFANVSNQEATTLSPLGSTTLYPVSQDNSSTTATISETTVNITSTSEIAPVPGTMSSSVQSQTSLAITVTSIPTGFSTSNMTLKPSLLPGNVSDPPYNSTSLVTSPTEHSTSFSLTPSTIRGEIKCSQVKEVKLTQGICLELNETSSCEDFKKNNEEELTQVLCEKEQAEAGAGVCSLLLAQSEVRPHCLLLVLANRTELSSKLQLLKKHQSDLKKLGIQGFTEQDLGSHQSYSRKTLIALVTSGILLAVLGTTGYFLMNRHSWSPTGERLGEDPYYTENGGGQGYSSGSGASPEAQGKASVNRGAQENGTGQATSRNGHSARQHVVADTEL, from the exons CCTCTGGGTTCACAAATACGGAAAACGTGACTGTTGTCACCACAGAGTCAACCACCCAAGCAATAACTTCAACTGTGTTTGCAAATGTATCCAACCAGGAGGCCACCACCCTAAGTCCTCTTGGAAGTACCACCCTGTACCCTGTCTCTCAGGACAACAGTAGTACCACTGCAACCATCTCAG AGACTACAGTCAATATCACATCTACCTCTGAGATCGCCCCAGTGCCCGGGACCATGAGCTCTTCTGTCCAGTCACAGACCTCTTTAGCTATCACAGTAACTTCTATCCCAACGGGCTTTTCAACTTCAAACATGACCTTGAAGCCCAGCCTGCTACCTGGAAATGTTTCGGATCCCCCATACAACAGCACCAGCCTTGTGACATCCCCCACTGAACACTCTACATCATTTTCTCTTACCCCAAGTACCATCAGG gGAGAAATCAAATGTTCCCAAGTCAAAGAAGTGAAATTGACCCAAGGTATCTGCCTAGAGCTAAATGAGACCTCCAGCTGT GAGGACTTTAAGAAGAATAATGAAGAGGAACTGACCCAAGTCCTGTGTGAGAAGGAGCaggctgaggctggggctggggtgtgcTCCTTGCTTCTGGCCCAGTCTGAGGTGAGGCCTCACTGCCTGCTGCTGGTCTTGGCCAACAGAACAG AACTTTCCAGTAAGCTCCAACTTCTGAAAAAGCACCAGTCTGACCTGAAAAAG CTGGGGATCCAAGGCTTCACTGAACAAGATCTTGGGAGCCACCAGAGCTATTCCCGCAAGACTCTGATTGCACTGGTCACCTCAGGGATCCTGTTGGCTGTCTTGGGCACCACTGGCTATTTCCTGATGAATCGCCACAGCTGGAGCCCCACAGGAGAAAGGCTG GGCGAAGACCCTTATTACACGGAGAACGGTGGAGGCCAGGGCTATAGCTCAGGCTCTGGGGCCTCCCCTGAGGCTCAGGGAAAGGCCAGTGTGAACCGAGGGGCTCAGGAGAACGGGACCGGCCAGGCCACATCCAGAAACGGCCATTCAGCAAGACAACACGTGGTGGCTGATACAGAATTGTGA
- the CD34 gene encoding hematopoietic progenitor cell antigen CD34 isoform X2 has protein sequence MLVGRGARAGRGMPRGWTALCLLSLLPSGFTNTENVTVVTTESTTQAITSTVFANVSNQEATTLSPLGSTTLYPVSQDNSSTTATISETTVNITSTSEIAPVPGTMSSSVQSQTSLAITVTSIPTGFSTSNMTLKPSLLPGNVSDPPYNSTSLVTSPTEHSTSFSLTPSTIRGEIKCSQVKEVKLTQGICLELNETSSCEDFKKNNEEELTQVLCEKEQAEAGAGVCSLLLAQSEVRPHCLLLVLANRTELSSKLQLLKKHQSDLKKLGIQGFTEQDLGSHQSYSRKTLIALVTSGILLAVLGTTGYFLMNRHSWSPTGERLELEP, from the exons CCTCTGGGTTCACAAATACGGAAAACGTGACTGTTGTCACCACAGAGTCAACCACCCAAGCAATAACTTCAACTGTGTTTGCAAATGTATCCAACCAGGAGGCCACCACCCTAAGTCCTCTTGGAAGTACCACCCTGTACCCTGTCTCTCAGGACAACAGTAGTACCACTGCAACCATCTCAG AGACTACAGTCAATATCACATCTACCTCTGAGATCGCCCCAGTGCCCGGGACCATGAGCTCTTCTGTCCAGTCACAGACCTCTTTAGCTATCACAGTAACTTCTATCCCAACGGGCTTTTCAACTTCAAACATGACCTTGAAGCCCAGCCTGCTACCTGGAAATGTTTCGGATCCCCCATACAACAGCACCAGCCTTGTGACATCCCCCACTGAACACTCTACATCATTTTCTCTTACCCCAAGTACCATCAGG gGAGAAATCAAATGTTCCCAAGTCAAAGAAGTGAAATTGACCCAAGGTATCTGCCTAGAGCTAAATGAGACCTCCAGCTGT GAGGACTTTAAGAAGAATAATGAAGAGGAACTGACCCAAGTCCTGTGTGAGAAGGAGCaggctgaggctggggctggggtgtgcTCCTTGCTTCTGGCCCAGTCTGAGGTGAGGCCTCACTGCCTGCTGCTGGTCTTGGCCAACAGAACAG AACTTTCCAGTAAGCTCCAACTTCTGAAAAAGCACCAGTCTGACCTGAAAAAG CTGGGGATCCAAGGCTTCACTGAACAAGATCTTGGGAGCCACCAGAGCTATTCCCGCAAGACTCTGATTGCACTGGTCACCTCAGGGATCCTGTTGGCTGTCTTGGGCACCACTGGCTATTTCCTGATGAATCGCCACAGCTGGAGCCCCACAGGAGAAAGGCTG GAGCTGGAACCCTGA